The sequence GGCAATTTGCATCCGTGAGCCAACACCGTAGGGTCCTCCTGTCCAACCTGTATTGACCAGCCAGACCTTTACCTTGTGCTTATTAATCTTCTCACCTAACAGTTCACTATAAACAGTGGGAGGCAAAGCCATAAAGGGCGCACCAAAGCACGCGCTGAAAGTGGCTTTGGGCTCTGTCCCCATTCCTGCTTCAGTACCGGCAATTTTAGCGGTATAACCGGAAATGAAGTGGTATCTTGCCTGTTCGGGAGTGAGACGGGAAATAGGGGGCATAACTCCGAAGGCATCGGCTGTGAGCATAATAATGTTTTCCGGGTGTCCTCCTGTTCCCTCTCGAATAATATTTGGAATATGAGTTACAGGGTAGGCAGCACGGGTATTTTCAGTGAGACTGTCATCGTCCAAATCAATTTTTCTGGAGTTTATATCAATGGCAACATTCTCAAGCACAGTGCCAAAACGGCGGGTTGTTTCGTAAATTTCAGGTTCTGACTTTGCTGAGAGACGAATGACTTTGGCGTAGCAACCGCCTTCGAAATTGAAGACTCCGTTATCAGACCAGCCGTGTTCATCGTCGCCTATAAGAGAGCGTTTAGGATCAGCAGAAAGCGTAGTTTTCCCGGTTCCTGAAAGACCAAAAAAGATGGCAACATCATCTGCAGGACCAACATTGGCACTGCAATGCATTGTCAGGACACGGTGCTGGGGGAGAAGGTAGTTCATGACTGTGAAAATGGATTTTTTGATTTCCCCTGCATAACTGGTGCCGCCGATCAGGACAAATTTTTTAGCAAAATTAACAATGATAAAGGCTTCGCTGTTAGTTCCATCCACTTCGGGAATAGCCTTAAAATGCGGCATATCTAGGACTGTAAATTGCGGGATATGTTCTCTCCGTTCGCCTGGGTCGTGAAGCTGACGAAACATATTGCGTGCAAAAAGAGAATGCCAGGCTGTTTCAGTAATAACGCGGATTGGCATACGAAAATCTTTGTCAGCGCCAGCATGGCAATCCTGGACAAAGACATCCCTTCCCTGCATATAGGCTTGCAGACGATGCAGGATACCTTCAAATCTGACCGCATCAAATGATTGGTTAGCTTTCCCCCACCAAACCTTGTCCTGGCTTGAAGGTTCTCTGACAATGAATTTGTCATTGGGGCTGCGCCCTGTGTGAGAACCGGTTCTAACTACAATAGGACCCAAATGGGCAAGGTAGCCTTCGCGGCGGCGAATAACCTCCTCGTAAAGCATCGGGGTATTAAGATTCCAATAAATATTGCAAAGGTTCGTTAAACCCTGAGCATCCAATCCGATTTTTGGTTTATTATTTTCATTCATAATCCCCTCCTTTATTTATATAAAATCTAATTTGAGATTACACTAGTTCAACAATGAAGCGCAACATTTCGAAAAGCGGGTGGGAAGGATATTGTAAAAACTTTAAAATTCTTGTGCCCCTCCACTCACTATATCTTCAAGAACATTGCACTCTAAAGCTGTGTCGGTTTTTCAGACATAGCATGTCTCAATATTTCAATGAGTTAGTTTAAACACAGATAAAATGTGTTGGATAATTTAGACACTTTTATCATATTAAGGTTACTGCAATAAAATAAAATCATTTAAATAACTCAATATATCAATAAGATAAGCAATATATTGGCAAAGTGGTATGTATATTGCTTGCGTTGTTTTACTTAACTTTTTGTTTATCAACATTTTTCAGTATAAGGGGAAAATATGCTGTCCAAGAACTACGTTACCAGACTATCAACAATCTTATTAGCTCTATTGCTAATTCCATTAGTTTCATGCTCAATTCAGAAACCACAGCAATCGCTTAATACCCCAACTAATCCTGACAAGAAGGCAATTACTGCAAAGATGGCAAAGCTTCAGATTCCCTTCATTGAGAACAGAGGGCAGTTGCCGGATGAGGTAAAGTATTATGCAAACACCTTTGCAGGAACTGTCTATGTCAAAAAGAATGGCGAGATTGTTTATAGCCTCAGCAGAAATCACGGAGTAGCCTCTAAACTTGCTAACAGGAAAGTAACAGTCCTCAGTGAGAACCTTGTTGGTGGAAAATCAATATCACCAGTTGGAATGGATAGCTCTCAAACTAAGGTCAACTATTTTACAGGCAATGACAAAAGCAAATGGCAAACCGGCATATCAACATTCAACGAGGTGAACCTCGGTGAGATTTATAATAATATAGAGCTTAAACTTAAAGCTTATGGGAATAATATTGAGAAGCTCTTTGTTATTAATGGGAATGGCAAAGTTGAGGATATAAAGCTCAATATAGAGGGCTCTAATGGATTAAAAATAAATGATAAGGGCGAGCTTGAAGTTGAAACAGAACTTGGTAATGTCGCATTCACAAAACCCTTTGCATATCAAGAGATAGATGGAAAAAGATTTGAGGTTAAGACTGAGTTTATAATTGATTCGTCACTCTCCTATGGTTTCCATGTTGCCTCATACAACCCAAACTATCCGCTCATCATTGACCCTCTTCTTGCCTCAACCTTTATTGGAGGAAGTGATGCTGATGGAGGCAATGCCATAGCCATAGACTACTCAGGCAATGTCTATATCACAGGACGGACTGCTTCATCCAACTTTCCCACAACAGGGACTTCTTATGATAGCTCCTTTAATGGTTCTCATATTGTTTATGGTGTCGGGGATGTCTTTGTCTCAAAGCTAAATAATTCATTAACCACACTTCTTGCCTCAACATTTATTGGAGGAAGCAGTGATGAAGAGAGCAATTCCATAGCCATAGACTCCTCAGGCAATGTCTTTGTCACAGGATACACTATGTCATCCAACTTTCCCACAACAGGGACTCCTTATGATAGCTCCTTTAATAGTGGACTAGATGTCTTTGTCTCAAAGCTAAATAATTCATTAACTACTCTTTCTGCCTCAACATTTATTGGAGGAAGCAGTAATGAATTCGGCAATTCCATAGTTATAGACTCCACAAGCAATATCTTTGTCACAGGGGAGACCAGTTCATCCAATTTTCCCACAGCGGGGGCTCCATATCTTTATGATAGTTCACTAAATGGTGGTTCTGATGTCTTTGTCTCAAAGCTAAATAATTCATTAACTACTCTTTCAGCTTCAACCTTTATTGGAGGAAGCGGTAATGATACCGGCAATTCCATAGCAAGAGACTCCTCAGGCAATATTTATGTCACAGGGGAGACTTACTCATCCAACTTTCCCACAACAGGGACTCCTTATGATAGCTCCCATAATGGCAATACTGATGTCTTTGTCTCAAAACTAAATAATATATTATCTACTCTTCCAGCCTCAACTTTTATTGGAGGAAGCGGCTATGATATTGGCAGAGCCATAGCCATAGACTCCTCTACGGGCAATGTTTATGTGGCAGGGGAGACTGGCTCATCCAACTTCCCCACAGCAGGGAGCCCTTATGATAGCTCCTATAATGGCAATACTGATGTCTTTGTCTCAAAGCTTAACAGTTCATTAAATACTCTTTCAGCTTCAACCTTTATTGGAGGAAGTGGTTCTGATTCAATGGGCGATTCCATAGCAAG is a genomic window of Candidatus Schekmanbacteria bacterium containing:
- the pckA gene encoding phosphoenolpyruvate carboxykinase (ATP), with the translated sequence MNENNKPKIGLDAQGLTNLCNIYWNLNTPMLYEEVIRRREGYLAHLGPIVVRTGSHTGRSPNDKFIVREPSSQDKVWWGKANQSFDAVRFEGILHRLQAYMQGRDVFVQDCHAGADKDFRMPIRVITETAWHSLFARNMFRQLHDPGERREHIPQFTVLDMPHFKAIPEVDGTNSEAFIIVNFAKKFVLIGGTSYAGEIKKSIFTVMNYLLPQHRVLTMHCSANVGPADDVAIFFGLSGTGKTTLSADPKRSLIGDDEHGWSDNGVFNFEGGCYAKVIRLSAKSEPEIYETTRRFGTVLENVAIDINSRKIDLDDDSLTENTRAAYPVTHIPNIIREGTGGHPENIIMLTADAFGVMPPISRLTPEQARYHFISGYTAKIAGTEAGMGTEPKATFSACFGAPFMALPPTVYSELLGEKINKHKVKVWLVNTGWTGGPYGVGSRMQIAYTRAMINAALEGKLDDVPYSCEPVFGLQVPAECPEVPKEILNSRNTWKEKSDYDAKAQELAKLFKDNFKQYETGTGKEIVLAGPK
- a CDS encoding thrombospondin type 3 repeat-containing protein translates to MLSKNYVTRLSTILLALLLIPLVSCSIQKPQQSLNTPTNPDKKAITAKMAKLQIPFIENRGQLPDEVKYYANTFAGTVYVKKNGEIVYSLSRNHGVASKLANRKVTVLSENLVGGKSISPVGMDSSQTKVNYFTGNDKSKWQTGISTFNEVNLGEIYNNIELKLKAYGNNIEKLFVINGNGKVEDIKLNIEGSNGLKINDKGELEVETELGNVAFTKPFAYQEIDGKRFEVKTEFIIDSSLSYGFHVASYNPNYPLIIDPLLASTFIGGSDADGGNAIAIDYSGNVYITGRTASSNFPTTGTSYDSSFNGSHIVYGVGDVFVSKLNNSLTTLLASTFIGGSSDEESNSIAIDSSGNVFVTGYTMSSNFPTTGTPYDSSFNSGLDVFVSKLNNSLTTLSASTFIGGSSNEFGNSIVIDSTSNIFVTGETSSSNFPTAGAPYLYDSSLNGGSDVFVSKLNNSLTTLSASTFIGGSGNDTGNSIARDSSGNIYVTGETYSSNFPTTGTPYDSSHNGNTDVFVSKLNNILSTLPASTFIGGSGYDIGRAIAIDSSTGNVYVAGETGSSNFPTAGSPYDSSYNGNTDVFVSKLNSSLNTLSASTFIGGSGSDSMGDSIARDSSGNIYVAGSTDSSNFPTAGTPYDSSHNGNTDVFVSKLNSSLTTLSASTFIGGSDVDGGTSIARDSLGNIFATGWTASSNYPTTAGAYDTSNNGGNWAGSSFGDVFVSKLDNNLSSDDPDGDGISYLVDNCPNTYNPDQTDTDGDGIGDACDMDIDGDGILNGSDNCLNTYNPTQVDSDNDGIGDACDTDNDNDGILNGSDNCPNTYNPTQADSDHDGIGDACDSDNDGDGIPDASDNCPSVSNPDQADADNDGTGDICDTCTDIDGDGYGNPGFSANTCPADNCPDISNPDQADTDNDGIGDICDADIDDDGILNASDNCPSVSNSDQSDIDNDGIGDACDTCIDTDGDGYGNPGFVNTCPIDNCPNVSNPDQADYNNNGQGDACDPIPTLITLSSFEVKQTGRKVALKWKTGTEIDNIGFNILRSESEDGQYKKINQKLIKAKGTAIKGASYQFKDNNIEAGKTYWYKLEDIDSNTGATQHDAVKVDVAAKKSKTKKN